The Nonlabens spongiae genome contains a region encoding:
- a CDS encoding TlpA family protein disulfide reductase, producing MQFINPDDPQVEEHIREEDIYIPREPSSGMIYLYIKDRLETIPFDSLNTNQFTDAYRKNLSYGLVNVLSSKDFKKEDRYLKAKEWLRTTDYYKSAPDIIENMITPLSKTKFKKLLENVKFIDVDSTTFSINQIIKKSGKKYFMIDLWATWCAPCLNNMKKLDDMTLPECLEIINVSTDKTKDIEKWKLIHVEIMEGKISYRFDVDSESVKDFLEFIKLESIPRYIIFDENLKLIDHKFYAPNEPQFKAKIFDLDRHEYW from the coding sequence TTGCAATTCATCAATCCAGATGACCCACAAGTTGAAGAGCATATCAGAGAAGAGGACATCTACATCCCTCGAGAACCTTCCTCTGGAATGATTTATCTCTATATAAAAGACCGACTTGAAACCATTCCTTTTGATAGTTTGAATACAAATCAATTCACTGACGCTTATCGCAAAAATCTTTCCTATGGTCTGGTAAATGTTTTGAGCTCAAAAGATTTCAAAAAAGAAGATCGATACCTCAAAGCTAAAGAATGGCTTCGCACAACTGATTATTACAAAAGCGCTCCAGATATTATAGAAAATATGATCACGCCTTTAAGTAAAACCAAATTCAAAAAGTTGCTTGAGAATGTGAAATTTATAGATGTAGACAGCACAACTTTCAGTATCAATCAAATCATAAAAAAAAGTGGTAAGAAATATTTCATGATAGATCTATGGGCTACATGGTGCGCACCCTGTTTGAACAATATGAAAAAGCTTGATGACATGACTTTACCTGAGTGTCTTGAGATCATTAATGTAAGCACTGACAAAACAAAGGATATTGAAAAGTGGAAACTAATCCATGTTGAAATCATGGAAGGGAAAATTAGTTACCGCTTTGATGTTGATTCAGAATCTGTAAAAGATTTTCTCGAATTCATCAAACTAGAATCCATCCCACGTTATATCATTTTTGATGAAAATCTGAAACTAATCGATCACAAATTTTACGCTCCCAACGAGCCCCAGTTCAAGGCTAAAATCTTTGACTTAGATCGTCATGAGTATTGGTAG
- a CDS encoding IS1595 family transposase: MPVKYSKLSDYKIKKIIGCFCSDVDATKTAEILKLNRKTINRYFRLFREVIFKKQQEDKRLFFGEVELDEAYFGAKRLRGRNMPQKRGRGTWKQPVFGVFERDGRVYTELVPDAKRDTLRKVIQKKISVESVVITDGWRGYNGLLDIGYNKHYRIDKSKSFSNRHGVHINGIESFWSFTKRRLAKFNGVKKTFDLHLKECEWRWKKSTQQMEKELWKMLLKY, encoded by the coding sequence ATGCCCGTAAAGTATAGTAAACTTAGCGATTATAAAATCAAAAAAATAATTGGGTGCTTTTGCAGCGATGTTGATGCCACCAAAACGGCCGAGATCCTCAAGCTGAACAGAAAGACGATCAACCGTTATTTTCGACTCTTTAGGGAGGTCATCTTCAAGAAACAGCAGGAGGACAAGAGATTGTTCTTTGGAGAGGTCGAGTTGGACGAGGCTTATTTTGGGGCGAAAAGGCTCAGGGGCAGGAACATGCCCCAAAAGCGTGGTAGGGGAACCTGGAAACAGCCGGTATTCGGTGTTTTTGAGAGGGACGGAAGGGTCTATACCGAGCTTGTTCCCGATGCGAAGAGGGACACCCTGCGGAAGGTCATCCAGAAGAAGATAAGCGTGGAGAGCGTTGTCATTACTGACGGTTGGAGAGGTTACAATGGCTTGTTGGACATCGGTTACAACAAGCATTACCGCATCGACAAGAGCAAGAGCTTCTCAAACAGGCACGGCGTCCACATTAATGGGATCGAAAGCTTTTGGAGCTTCACCAAAAGGAGGCTGGCAAAGTTCAATGGAGTGAAGAAGACCTTCGACCTGCATCTCAAGGAATGTGAATGGAGATGGAAGAAGAGCACCCAGCAGATGGAAAAAGAGCTATGGAAAATGTTATTGAAATATTGA
- a CDS encoding ABC transporter permease gives MARKNGSLWKLALQKFRRDFWGVTSFCVIVFYAFCALFAYILAPDSTRHANQMHLSIHSQPPGFTVDMLQLPLNNNQDTSIWVWFNGSTPEFEEIPFKNLKQENGSIYYQPFDVDGNEQAYHLLKYEEARGIELSRFRESYTHTKTFLLGTDKYGRDLLSRMLVGARISISIGFVTVFISLVIGILLGALAGYYGGRIDAVIMWIINVSWSIPTLLMVIAISIALGKGFFTVFIAVGLTMWVEVARVVRGQVITARKFQYVTAARALGYDDWRIITRHILPNIMAPVIVICAANFAASILIEAGLSFLGLGAQPPMPSWGGMIKDHYQYIILDKAYLALVPGFAIMTLVMAFMLLGNSLRDALDVKQG, from the coding sequence ATGGCTCGTAAGAACGGCTCGTTATGGAAACTAGCGCTCCAGAAATTCCGCAGGGATTTTTGGGGCGTTACTAGTTTTTGCGTGATCGTATTCTATGCTTTCTGCGCGCTTTTTGCCTATATCCTAGCCCCAGACAGCACCCGCCACGCAAACCAGATGCATTTGAGCATTCACTCCCAGCCACCCGGCTTTACTGTAGATATGCTTCAGTTGCCACTGAACAATAACCAAGACACTTCTATATGGGTTTGGTTTAACGGTAGCACGCCAGAGTTTGAGGAGATTCCTTTCAAGAATCTCAAGCAGGAGAACGGTAGCATTTATTATCAGCCTTTTGATGTGGATGGCAATGAGCAAGCTTACCATCTCTTAAAGTATGAAGAAGCGAGAGGTATAGAACTGTCTCGCTTTCGCGAAAGCTACACCCATACTAAAACATTCTTGCTAGGCACCGACAAATATGGTCGTGACCTGCTCAGTCGTATGCTGGTGGGGGCACGCATCAGCATTTCCATAGGATTTGTAACGGTATTCATTTCGCTGGTGATTGGAATTTTACTGGGAGCACTTGCTGGATATTACGGCGGTAGAATCGATGCTGTTATCATGTGGATCATTAATGTGAGCTGGTCCATACCAACTTTACTCATGGTGATTGCGATTAGTATCGCTTTGGGGAAAGGATTTTTTACCGTTTTCATAGCCGTGGGACTCACCATGTGGGTAGAAGTTGCTCGTGTGGTACGAGGTCAGGTGATAACGGCGCGAAAGTTCCAATACGTGACCGCTGCTCGGGCGCTGGGATATGACGACTGGCGCATCATCACCCGACATATTTTACCCAATATCATGGCACCCGTAATCGTGATTTGTGCGGCAAATTTTGCTGCCTCGATACTCATTGAGGCTGGTTTAAGCTTCTTGGGACTTGGAGCGCAACCACCTATGCCTAGCTGGGGCGGTATGATCAAAGATCATTACCAGTACATTATTCTCGACAAAGCTTACCTCGCACTTGTTCCAGGTTTTGCCATCATGACGCTGGTCATGGCTTTTATGCTGCTCGGAAACTCATTACGCGATGCGCTGGATGTAAAGCAAGGGTAG